TTTTTTTGTTGAGAAATTCAACGGGGGTCTTTCACTCACATTTCAAGATAAAAAGGTTTTCGACCATTTTAAGGCATTATTTCACAACAATTCTAATGAAAATATTGATTTTGCTATATTAATTACAGTTTATCATCCAGATTTTAGGATGTATATTAACAATTTTAACAAGAGGTAATCAATCTTATGCTTCCTATTGATAAATGCCTGTTTTGTGAAGGCAAATTAAGTCAAAAAATAGTCACAGAAATTATTAAAAATGATGGGGATACTGTTAGTTTAGAAGTATCAGCCCTAGTCTGTGATAATTGTGGAGAAAGATATTATGATCTTGAAACTATGAAAAAATTTGAGTTAATTAAATATAAATGGCTCTTCTACAGTAGTTATGACAAATTAATAATAAATGATGAATAAAACCTTTGAGAGATAATAGTTTCGGTATTTTAAAAATGCAATTGTTATAAATTTATGGTTGGCATTTCACCTAATACCTGACACCTAATACCTGACACCTTTTTTTAGACATAATTTATCATACTCAAAGTAGAAACGTAATTAATAATACGGCATTTCTATCAGATAATCCGAAGCAAAAGTCAATGTGTACTATTATTTAGATGTATTATCTGATGGTGGAGGGCGCTGAAGCGAATCATTATTTATGGAGGGAAGAAAATCTTAAAATTTAGTTAAATTATGAATAATCTTGAAGATAATGACTTTGAAAACTTAACTAAAGCCATTAAATTAATCCAAAGTCAAGTAAAATGGAAATCAATAAATAAGGCTGAAATCCATTTAGCTAAAAGAATTAAGCTAGGGCATTTACCAAATAATTCATCACTAGATGATTACCAAAAGGTCATTCAAACAATCATTTTAGATGATGAATCTGAAATATATATCTTTCAAGATAATAATTGTTTTTATCCAACTGTCACTAATAAAATTGATTATAAATTTTGGATAGTTATGTTTAGTCTTAGTGGAATAATGGAAACGGCTTTTCCACCTAGTAATCCTGAAAAATATCTCAAGAATAATCCCTTCGTTTATATAGGCAAATTAAAGGAGTTAATCTAAATGAATCAAGTATTAAATCAATATAAAATAAGTCTTGAGTTTCTTGATGTTAGTGGGATGGAGTATTTAGATTTACTAAGTATTAGAGATGAACTAGCTAATTTGACATTCACAGATGAAGAACAAAAAATGATAGCAGAATTAGATCAAATTTTAGTGAAAAATAGTAGTTTAATTTATCAAGAGTTGTCTCGTTTTATAGATTTAACTAAGTACAGACCAAAAAATCAAATTAATCCTCAACAATGGTGGTGGTATTTAGATGTTTTATCTTATTTACCTGTTAACACTAAGTCGTTTACGATAAAACAAGACACTTACTCAGAAATTGCTTAAATCAAAAATAATTTCTCAACTTTTATGATTAAAATTTTACATATCATCGATTATCACTGTTTAGGTGGCGCAGCGCGCTCCATGATTGCCATTGCCAAGTATTCTTCCCGTTTAGACAATCAATTTCATCATCAGGTAATATCATTAAAAGCGCCCTTCCCCGATGCCTTAAAATTGTCAGAGGAAGCCGGAATGGAGTATTTACCATGGCAAGATGAAACGGAAAGAAACGAATTAATCGCCCAAGCGGATATAGTTCATATTCAATATTGGAATAATCCAAGAATGTTTGCATTTATGCAATCAGAATTACCTCCAGCTAGAATAATTACTTGGTTTCATGTGGCTGGAGATCACCCACCGCAAATTATTACAAGGGATTTAATTAATCATGCAGATTTTGCAATACCTTGTAACCCCCACTCCTACGAATTGCCAGTGGTGAAAGCCTTAAAACCAGAAATCAGACAGAAAAAAGTCGGTATGGTATATGATGCCACTGATTTTGAAAGGGTAGAAAACGTGCAACCTAAAGCCCATCAAGGCTTTAATGTTGGTTACATGGGATCACTATCATTCAGTAAGATGCACCCTAATTATATCGCCATGAGCGCCCGTGCCAACATTCCAGATGTGAAATTTATTCTTTGTGGCGGTGGCAATATTGAATTATTGAAAAATCAAGCCAGAGAATTAAACGCAGAGGATAAATTCCAGTTTCAGGGATTCGTAGAAGATATTGCCTCAGAAATTGCCTATTTTGACGTTTATGGTTATCCCCTCTGTGAAGATACCTACGCCGCCGCCGAGTTAAACTTACAAGAAGCGATGTATGCTGGTATTCCCCCTGTAGTATTCCCCCATGGTGGCGTAAAAAAATTAATCATCAATAACTACACGGGTTTAATGGTAGATAGCCCCTTAGAATATAGCCAAGCCTTAGAATATTTGTACCACAATCCAGAGGAAAGAATCAGACTAGGTAAAAACGCCAAAGAATATGCCAGTCAGATATTTGGCGCTGAAAATGCTGCCCGACAATTAAACCCCATTTATCATCGCCTGATGGCATCTCCGAAGAGGGCGCGCGCTTGGAGCATACCTGTGGATGGTAACTTATTAGATGAGCCAGTTTCCTTGTTAGATGTGGTGGATATTCCCCCCGAATTTAAAGGTGCAAAAACTTTTATTGAATCTATCGGTGATACCGCACCTTATTTTCTCACTAATTTAACATCAAAAAATGATCAAGAATTATTTGACACTGATAATAAAATCGCTAATTCTTCCATTCTTTTAGGTAGTGGAGAAGGAGGAGTAATTCAATATCTTAATTATTTTCCTAACGATGGTTTTTTAAGATTTTGGACGGCGTTAATTCTCGAAAAACAAGGTAATGTGGGAGGGGCGCTGAGACAATTAATGTTAGCCTCTGACAAAGGTTGTAAACATTGGCGTATTTCTTGGTATATTGCGCAAATGGCTGAATATTTAGGCGAAATTCAGGTTTTACAACAAGCATTAAATAATCTTGATTATTTAGTACCTAATTTTCAACCAGCAGAAAAATTAAAAATTCGCTTAAATGAATTATTAGAAGCAGAAAAAGAACAAATCAAACTCACAGAGACTAATTATTTAATCTTCCCACATTGGCAAAGTGACGAAGAAGAATTAACCGAAGAATTATATAACCTAATTCATAAACTAGCAATTCTCCCCTCGCCCAGTGGGAGAGGGGCAAAGGGTGACGGAATCATAACCCTAATTATTGACACCACAGGCATCACCGAAGAAGACGCAAATTTAATCCTTTCTGGTATCGCTATGAATTTGATGTTAGAGGAAGAATTAGACTTAGAAAACTCTTTAGATTTTGCCCTAATTAGTAACTTAAATCAACAACAATGGTCACAATTACTAACACAAATTACTGCAAAAGTCAACCTAAAAAATGAAAATCAAACAATTATTAATGAATTAGAAATTGATGATTTAATCACCCTTGATGGTGCCGGAAATAACTATGCAATTTTCCCTGATTGGTCAGCAGATCAAGAACAATTAGCGGAAGAAATTGGTCAAGTATTAACTAATTTAGCTGGAGAAAAAAACTGCACTTTATTGGTTAATGTAGATAATATAGATCAAGAAGAAGTGGGCTTATTTTTCTCAGAAATTGCCATGAATTTAATGTTAATTGATGGTATTGAATTATTTGATACTGTTAATGTTAGTTTTGTTAATTTTATTTTGGATCAGTGGTCAAATTTAGGAGGATTAATTAAGGAAAAAATAACAATAGATAGTGAAAATTTACCAGATAATCTATTTACTATAACAATCCTAAATGATTCACAAGAAAATAACATGTAAGGAGCTTAAGACTTTTTTATATAAAAATTTGGAAAAGTTTTTCTATATTTAGGCTTTGCTGAATAAATCAAAACCCTTTTAAAACAAAGGTTTTAAGTATAATAAAATCTTAAAAAAGTGCCAGAAATAGCCTTTTTTCCCAAAAAATGCCCTCTTTTCTCTACCCAAATCAAAAATTATTGATACAAATGAGCAATTTATGAAACATAAATATTTAGCTTAACTCTTTAATTTATAAGCATTTCACCTGATACCTGACACCCGAAACCTGACACCTCCCCTCACCAAAATACTTTTTCAGCACACTTTATTTATATATTTTTAAAATGATTTAGGACTGCTATGAAATTCAATTACTTTTATTAATATTTCAATGTTAGATAAACAGAAAATAACTCATTATTTAATAACATAAATTAAGTAAAATAATAGTCAGATTATATGATTGCAATTACTCATACAGAAGGAAAATTAACCTTAAACGATTTTTTAGCTCTTCCGGAAACGAAACCAGCCCAAGAGTATTTTAACCATGAAATTATCACAAAGCCAATGCCACAAGGACAACATAGTATAATTCAAACTTATTAAGCTGAAACAATCAATCAACCAAGTTACTAGAAAACAAAAAGTAGCTTTAGCCTTAACAGAGTTACGGTGTAGGTTCGGAGGGCGCTGGGCTAGGATGGTTAATTGATACTCAAGATGAATCAGTAATGATTTTTCAACCCATCAATTTCCCCAAATTAAATCAAGACCAGATATTCAATGGTGGGCGGTGTATCACCCTATAAATTTTTTAACTTGTTTCAATCTTAATTGAAATAACTATAACTGCATTTTTATAAAGCTAAAATTACCATACAGGATCAGAGTAAAGATTTACTATTAATTCATCTTCAATGGGTGGTACAGCACTAATACAGGCACAAATGAGGCTACCATCACCCAATTCTACTTCACAGGCATGACAAGAACCCATCAGGCAACCCGTGGGGATAAACACCCCAGCGCGCGTCGCCACAGCCAATAAAGGTTCGCCAGATTGGGCTTCTACGACAATATCATCAGGTAAAAATCTTACAAAAACATTCATAAATAGGGGTAATAGACAATAAATAAGTATTTATTAGAAATGAATTATCTAGGCAAATAGTTTTCATAACGGAAATAAAACTCCTCTCCGGGTATGGGTTTTTGAAACTCTGGAGGCTGATCAAATTCAGAGGGGGGATAATGGGAACGAATTTCCTTAATAATTTGATAAAACCTATTCCATTGAATCATTACTTCCAATAACCGTTGAAACTGCACATAAATGGCTTGATATTTTTGTTTGAGAGCGATATATTGTATCATCCTAGCGTAATCTTCGTCAGTGCTTTGAGTGATGGGTAACTCAATAATTTTGCCTAACTGCTCAAACCCATTACGATTAGCCTTGACAAGGGTAACAACATCATTAAAATCCTGCAAATTTTTCCGTAACAAATAAGCTACCATATCTGACATTACCCGTAATAGAGATAAATCTTCCACACGGTATTTTTTGAATAGATATAGTAACTTCAATCCTAATTCATCTTGACGGGCTATACTTTCTAGGGTTGTACCATAAGTAGTAATAGCCATAATACCCTCTTCGGTTTTAATGTCAGGGACAATTTCATGTAATTTTTTCTTCAGATCAGTGATAAAATCCTCAGAAGAAGGGTGCTTTTCTAATTCTTCGAGAAGAAAATCATAAAATTGCTGTTGCTTTGTGCTACGGTAAGACAGTTCAATTTGTTCTAGTTTTAAAAAAGCATTTTTCGCCTCAATAGCCACCCAAAATAATGCCACATAGTTTCTCAATCCTTTATACTCACCCATTTCCAACGCAAATAACTGAGATATTTTGATAAAACCAACAAACTCAGGTTCAATAAATTGACTATTATCTAAGGCTTTGGCGATGGGCGCTAGAATCCTTAATTCTCCCATAACTCTCTCATGATGTTCTACCACTTCAGGGGGAATCTGTTCGTGGGGTTTGTGAATTACTTCTTCTATTTTCTCCAACATAGTTTTATCACCCCATAAAGGACGATTCCACCATGGTTGTTGATTAGTTTCTGATTCTTTCATGGATGAATTATTCAAAGTCAGATTAAGATTAACAGGCTAGGAGTTACTATTTTAAGGAAATTGTAGCGTAATTACTAATTTTTAACTATGTTGTGTAGAGATGGAAGGTAAAAATTAGAAGACCCGAATCTTACGCCCATCGAAAGCATCTCGTATTGCTGCTACCTTCCGGTCCTGACAAGGTTTGAGCGTTGCGATTGCATAAGTCCGAGTCACTGACTATAATAACGTTTTATCATAGTGGTTGTCAAATAGAGTAAAGCTCCTCCTAAAAAATCATGGGCAATTTTTCTTTTCGTGGATTGAGACAAACTATTAAGTCTTGGTTGACTCAAAATCAGAACAATAGTGATAATGAAGAAAAAAGCCCTTTTGTAGAAGTGTCACGGGCGCTGGTTAATAAATTGAATCGAAAAATTGATAATTTATCATCTCCCCAAGGTTATCAGAAAGGTATTAGAGACGAACTTACCCAGAGGATTGAGGATTGGCAAAATAATCTTGATGGGTCTAATTCTTTGGTGGTTTTGGGTAATCCAGTAGAAAATATTGCTCAGATTATTAGTGATAGTATTAGTGAATGGCAAAATCCCCTCAAGTTAAAAATTATTACCCCTTTCTCATTACACCAGCGCCCGTCACCCATTACCAACATCAAAAAAGAAATTAAACAAGCATTCAAAATATCTGCAGACTTAACCATCAAACAGCCTGAAAATCAACAAGAATCGGAGGAAAAACAAGAAGATTTAGAGCAACGTATTTCTTTAATAATAATACCCAATTTAGATCAGTGTTTTTTGAGAGCTATCGGTGGCTGGGAAAGTATTATTATTTTGCGCAACATAGTAGTGGATAATCCCCACTGCTTTTGGCTAATGGGTTGCAATCATTGGGCGTGGAATTTTCTTGACTTAGTGTGTCAAATTAAAGCCTATTTTGGGGAAGGATTGCCCCTACCTAGTTTAACGGGAGAAGAATTAGGTCACTGGTTAGAAGATTTAGCGCCCACCACCATTGAAGCTCAGTTTTGGAAAAATCTTAACCTTTCTCAAGATGATAGCTCCAATGTCAGTGAGGAGGAGCGCCGTAAAACTTACTGGCATGATCTTGCCATAGAATCTCAGGGAGTAAGTAGTATTGCGGTTAGTTTATGGCTTCAAAGTTTACGCTTGGCAAAAGAAGTCGTCGAAAATGAAAATATTAATGATCTTAATATCGAAAACTTAGATTTTCGACAGGTTAAACCATGTTTACCCATGTTACCGCCCCTTAGTAGTACCGAGCGTTATCTTCTTCATGCCGTCTTGATTCATGGGCGCATTAATCGCCCTCATCTTGCCCTCAGTTTAGGAGAATCAGAAAGTCACATCGAAGCTAAAATACAAAATCTTTTACGTCTAGGAGTATTGCAAAAACGGTTAGGGGCGCTGGTAGTACAACCTGCCTATTATGAAAAAGTCAAAAATGAATTAGCTAATAATAATTTTTTTGTCGGGGAATTGATTTGAAGGGCAAAGGGCAAAGGGCAAAGGTTTCAATGCTTATAAATTAAAGAGTTAAGCCAAATAGTTATTTTTCATAAATGGTTCATTTATATCAATATCTTAGTTCAATTTATTGAACGATTGGGCTGTTGGTTCCGTGTAATTCATTACACGGTGGGTAAATTACGAAGATATTATCTTTTATAACAGATTGTCAGAACTTGATATTACAGCATATTTGAAATGAATAAACCACGTTTTTTGTTCCTCGCAAAGGCGCGAAGACGCAAAGGCAATCTTTGTGACAATTTAAAGTGTGGTTTAAGGAAATAAAAACTGCTGTAAACCTTATCAATCGAAACTTCGGATTTCTTCAGCAAACCCTAATTAGTGTCAAATTCTTTTTACTTTTTACTTAAAAAGCGCCCTCCACCGTAGAGTAAACAGAAAGAGGGTTTATAATAAAAAAGAAATAATACAAAAAATTTATTAAGGGGGAAATTTTAATGGTTGCAACTCCCATCAAAACCGCAAAACGTTTGACAACTCAGGTGCAAAAAATAGCTACTGATACCACCGTCATCCGTAGCCTAGACTGGGATAGAGATAGATTTGATATTGAATTTGGCTTACAAAATGGCACAACTTACAACTCCTATGTCATTAAAGGAGAAAAAAACGCCCTTGTGGACACCTCCCACGCCAAATTTAAAGACTTATACTTTGCAGAATTAGAAAAAGTTATCGATCCACAAACTATCGATTATTTAATCATATCTCACACCGAACCAGATCACAGTGGCTTAGTTAAAGATTTACTAGCTATAGCGCCCGATATTACCGTAGTAGCTTCCAAAGTTGCCATCCAATTCTTAGAAGGCTTTGTGCATCAAGACTTTAAACGACAAATTGTTAAAAATGGCGATCAATTAGACATCGGTAATGGTCATATTTTTGAATTTATCAACGCGCCCAACCTTCATTGGCCCGATACTATTTTCAGCTATGATCATGGTACAAATACCCTATTTACTTGCGATGCTTTCGGCTTACACTACTGTAGTGCCGATTTGTATGATGAGGATTTAAAAGCCATTTCCCCTGATTACCGTTTCTATTATGAATGTTTGATGGGACCTAATGCCAGATCGGTTTTATCGGCAATGAAGCGCATGGCTGATTTAGGAGAAGTTAATTTAGTTGCCAATGGTCATGGACCTATTTTAAAACATAATGTTCAAGAATTGCTCGACCGTTATCACCGTTGGAGTAGTGAACAAAGTAAAGGTGATAAAATAGTAATTGTGTTCTATATTTCCGATTATGGTTATAGTGATCGACTTTCCCAAGCTATTGCCAAAGGTATTACCAAAACTGGCGTAACGGTAGAAATGATCGACCTCAACGGTATTGATATTAACGAAATTCCCGAAGTAGTGGCGGAGGGCGCTGGAATTGTCATCGGAATGCCTCCTTTAACAGATCAAAACGCTATCGCTAACAAGATGGGCGCTATCTTAGCTTGTGTCAATAATAAGCAGGTAGTGGGCTTATACGAGTCTTACGGCGGTGATGACGAGCCCATTGACCCCCTCTCCTCAAAGCTCCTTGATCTCGGTTTAAATCAAGGATTTGAGCCAATTCGCATTAAAGATACTCCCCACGAAGCCGATTATCAAATTTGTGAAGAATCTGGGGTGGATTTAGGACAAATTCTCACCAAAAAAGCCAAAATCAGCAAACGAAAATCCCTTGATACCGACTTAGATAAAGCCATGGGGCGCTTAAGCGGTGGTTTATACATCATTACCGCGCAAAAAAGTGAGACGAAGGGCGCTATGTTAGCCTCTTGGGTAACACAAGCCAGTTTTGATCCTCCTGGCTTTACCGTAGCAGTGGCAAAAGATCGAGCTATTGAATCTTTAATGCAGGTAGAAGATAAATTTGTACTAAATATTTTAGAAGAAGGCAAGTATCAAAACTTAATGAAGCATTTTCTCAAACGTTTCCCCCCTGGTGCCGATCGTTTTGAGGGAGTAAAAACCCAAACTGCGGAAAATCAATCACCCATTTTGGCGGATGCTTTAGCTTATCTTGAATGTGAGGTAATCAGTCGTATGGACTGCGGAGATCATTGGGTGGTTTATAGTAAAGTTACCACTGGGCGAGTGTCTAAACCTGATGCTTTAACGGCGGTACATCATCGTAAAGTAGGTAATTATTACTAATTTACAACAGCTACGCCCACCTTTATACATTTTCCCATAAAATCGTAAGGGTTGAACATTGTTCAACCCCCACCCCGATAAATAATTTTGATTATTCTAAAAAGAATCTTAGTTCAATTTATTGAACGTAATCTTATTAGCCGTGTAATTCATTTCACGGTGGGTAAAGTGGGAAGCTAGAATCTTTTTTTAACTACTTATCCGAACTTGATATGATTCATTACACGGTGGGGAAACAACGAAGACATAGTGAGAAACCAGTCAAAATCTACAAAGATTAAAAAAGACAAAATTATGATATGGTAGTTGGTGTTAGTTTTATATAAAAAATAAGAAAAATGGAAGTTAATGATCTAGGGTTTGTAGCCACCCTTTTATTTGTACTTGTACCTACAGTTTTCCTGTTAATTTTATACATCCAAACTGGAAAAAACGAGGCTTAATCCTCAATATAATTACAACCTAAGGGTTGAACATTGTTCAACCCCTACTCAAATTTAACTACCAACATTGATAACCGTAACCCAATCTTGATACTGAGAATCTCTATGTTCTGTAATGGCGCTAAGGGTTTCCTTGATTTTATTAGTGATGGGTTTTTCCGCAGGTAAATGATAATTTTCTACTCGCTTAACAGGAGTTACTTTGGCTGCTGTGCCACATAAAAACACTTCATCAGCAATGAATAATTCTGTTTTATCAATATTTCTTTGCTCAACTTCAATACCTAAATTCTGGGCAATGGTAATGATACTATCTCTGGTGATACCTTCTAAAATATCTTGATCAAAACTAGGGGTAATTAACTTATTTTTTCTTACCATAAAAATATTCATCCCTGTGGCTTCACAGACTTTCCCCTGAGAATTCATCAAAATTGCTTCATCGAAACCAGCATCTACTGCTTCAGTTTTGGCTAAGGCAGATGTAATATAAGCACCACTGATTTTGCCTCGTAAAGGTAAACTACGGTCTTCTTGACGATACCATGAACTAATGCGACAACTAATTCCATCAGGGGAGAGATAGTCTCCCATTTCTAACCCGTAAACAAAAAAGTTTTTCTCAATATTGTGTAGTCGTGGGGCGATACCTAAGTCAGATGTATAAACAAAGGGGCGAATATAAAATGGTTTGGAGGGCGCATTTTTACTAACAAAATCTTTAATAACTTGCTCGATTTTATCCGCCCCTAAATCATAATGAAGATATTTAGCGCTGTTGCTGAGTCTTTCACAGTGACGATCTAAACGGAATAATAACACTTCTTGAGGGTTGGCGGGGTTAATTGTTCCTCTCAATCCTCCAAATGCACCTGTACCATAGTGTAACGCATGGGTAGCAATGGATATGTTAGCATCTTTGAAAGGGACAAATTTGCCTTCAAAGTAGGCAACGGGTAAAAAATCAGGCATGGTTTAGTCAATGTTTTTTAGTCAATCTCATTATTATACATCACAATTATGACTTGATGAAAAAGTGGTTTGAGGAGGGCATTTTCATCGTAAGTATCAAAATGCTTTGCCCTAACCCCTCTCCCATAGCAGGGCGTTTTCATTCTCAAAAATGTTAGTTTCTCAAACTAGCCAATAATCTGAAATTCAGAGGTTTTTAACTACTAATAAATCAATTAATAGTAAAAAATCCTCCTGTCTCCCTGAATCTCCCCCCTTTTTAAGGGGGGTTGGGGGGGATCATCCTTATATTGTCTTCTTGTCAAAAACAAATCAATTTTGACCCTGACTTTGAAAACACCCTGCTCCCATAGGAGAGGGGAGAATATAATTTGAAATTATCACAATTTAATCAAGGATAACAGCGCCCTCCACCTCAATGGATAAGGGTTTGACTTGAGGTTTTACCCCCAATTGAGTCCAAGTTGCTTCGATGACTTGTGACACTTGAGAAGTAAGGGAATGATGACAGAGGGTGAGTAAAGTTGGTCCTGCTCCACTAATTACCATACCATAAGCGCCCTCCGCCAATACAGCTTTTTCTATGTCGTCATAACCTTTAATGAGACTACGGCGAAAAGGTTGATGAATTTCATCCCCTAATGCTTCCCGTAACCATGTTTCGTTACCTGTTTCTAAGGCTTTGATTAATAAACCCATGTGAGCGATATTATAAACCGCCTGACTATATGTTAGGGAAGAAGGCAAAACGGCGCGCGCCTTTTCCGTGGCTAATTCAAAATCAGGAATAGCTAACACAAAACTGATGTCAGGGTGACAGGTTATCGGTACAAATTGCCATCCTTGTTTACCCTGCACCGAAAGGATG
The nucleotide sequence above comes from Cyanobacterium sp. T60_A2020_053. Encoded proteins:
- a CDS encoding diflavin flavoprotein; translation: MVATPIKTAKRLTTQVQKIATDTTVIRSLDWDRDRFDIEFGLQNGTTYNSYVIKGEKNALVDTSHAKFKDLYFAELEKVIDPQTIDYLIISHTEPDHSGLVKDLLAIAPDITVVASKVAIQFLEGFVHQDFKRQIVKNGDQLDIGNGHIFEFINAPNLHWPDTIFSYDHGTNTLFTCDAFGLHYCSADLYDEDLKAISPDYRFYYECLMGPNARSVLSAMKRMADLGEVNLVANGHGPILKHNVQELLDRYHRWSSEQSKGDKIVIVFYISDYGYSDRLSQAIAKGITKTGVTVEMIDLNGIDINEIPEVVAEGAGIVIGMPPLTDQNAIANKMGAILACVNNKQVVGLYESYGGDDEPIDPLSSKLLDLGLNQGFEPIRIKDTPHEADYQICEESGVDLGQILTKKAKISKRKSLDTDLDKAMGRLSGGLYIITAQKSETKGAMLASWVTQASFDPPGFTVAVAKDRAIESLMQVEDKFVLNILEEGKYQNLMKHFLKRFPPGADRFEGVKTQTAENQSPILADALAYLECEVISRMDCGDHWVVYSKVTTGRVSKPDALTAVHHRKVGNYY
- a CDS encoding photosystem II reaction center protein M; this translates as MEVNDLGFVATLLFVLVPTVFLLILYIQTGKNEA
- a CDS encoding 2Fe-2S iron-sulfur cluster binding domain-containing protein yields the protein MNVFVRFLPDDIVVEAQSGEPLLAVATRAGVFIPTGCLMGSCHACEVELGDGSLICACISAVPPIEDELIVNLYSDPVW
- a CDS encoding MarR family transcriptional regulator, which produces MGNFSFRGLRQTIKSWLTQNQNNSDNEEKSPFVEVSRALVNKLNRKIDNLSSPQGYQKGIRDELTQRIEDWQNNLDGSNSLVVLGNPVENIAQIISDSISEWQNPLKLKIITPFSLHQRPSPITNIKKEIKQAFKISADLTIKQPENQQESEEKQEDLEQRISLIIIPNLDQCFLRAIGGWESIIILRNIVVDNPHCFWLMGCNHWAWNFLDLVCQIKAYFGEGLPLPSLTGEELGHWLEDLAPTTIEAQFWKNLNLSQDDSSNVSEEERRKTYWHDLAIESQGVSSIAVSLWLQSLRLAKEVVENENINDLNIENLDFRQVKPCLPMLPPLSSTERYLLHAVLIHGRINRPHLALSLGESESHIEAKIQNLLRLGVLQKRLGALVVQPAYYEKVKNELANNNFFVGELI
- a CDS encoding branched-chain amino acid transaminase, encoding MPDFLPVAYFEGKFVPFKDANISIATHALHYGTGAFGGLRGTINPANPQEVLLFRLDRHCERLSNSAKYLHYDLGADKIEQVIKDFVSKNAPSKPFYIRPFVYTSDLGIAPRLHNIEKNFFVYGLEMGDYLSPDGISCRISSWYRQEDRSLPLRGKISGAYITSALAKTEAVDAGFDEAILMNSQGKVCEATGMNIFMVRKNKLITPSFDQDILEGITRDSIITIAQNLGIEVEQRNIDKTELFIADEVFLCGTAAKVTPVKRVENYHLPAEKPITNKIKETLSAITEHRDSQYQDWVTVINVGS
- a CDS encoding glycosyltransferase family 4 protein; the protein is MIKILHIIDYHCLGGAARSMIAIAKYSSRLDNQFHHQVISLKAPFPDALKLSEEAGMEYLPWQDETERNELIAQADIVHIQYWNNPRMFAFMQSELPPARIITWFHVAGDHPPQIITRDLINHADFAIPCNPHSYELPVVKALKPEIRQKKVGMVYDATDFERVENVQPKAHQGFNVGYMGSLSFSKMHPNYIAMSARANIPDVKFILCGGGNIELLKNQARELNAEDKFQFQGFVEDIASEIAYFDVYGYPLCEDTYAAAELNLQEAMYAGIPPVVFPHGGVKKLIINNYTGLMVDSPLEYSQALEYLYHNPEERIRLGKNAKEYASQIFGAENAARQLNPIYHRLMASPKRARAWSIPVDGNLLDEPVSLLDVVDIPPEFKGAKTFIESIGDTAPYFLTNLTSKNDQELFDTDNKIANSSILLGSGEGGVIQYLNYFPNDGFLRFWTALILEKQGNVGGALRQLMLASDKGCKHWRISWYIAQMAEYLGEIQVLQQALNNLDYLVPNFQPAEKLKIRLNELLEAEKEQIKLTETNYLIFPHWQSDEEELTEELYNLIHKLAILPSPSGRGAKGDGIITLIIDTTGITEEDANLILSGIAMNLMLEEELDLENSLDFALISNLNQQQWSQLLTQITAKVNLKNENQTIINELEIDDLITLDGAGNNYAIFPDWSADQEQLAEEIGQVLTNLAGEKNCTLLVNVDNIDQEEVGLFFSEIAMNLMLIDGIELFDTVNVSFVNFILDQWSNLGGLIKEKITIDSENLPDNLFTITILNDSQENNM
- a CDS encoding YgiT-type zinc finger protein, producing the protein MLPIDKCLFCEGKLSQKIVTEIIKNDGDTVSLEVSALVCDNCGERYYDLETMKKFELIKYKWLFYSSYDKLIINDE
- a CDS encoding homoserine kinase; amino-acid sequence: MNKSNNVKIRVPATTANMGAGFDCIGAALSLYNHFEFTLAEKTSFIISGKEGENIELGEDNLLYQSFLKFYAEMGQPAPSVEVKIEVGVPLARGLGSSATAIVGGLLGANYFSAHPLTSEELMELAIAIEGHPDNVIPAFLGNCILSVQGKQGWQFVPITCHPDISFVLAIPDFELATEKARAVLPSSLTYSQAVYNIAHMGLLIKALETGNETWLREALGDEIHQPFRRSLIKGYDDIEKAVLAEGAYGMVISGAGPTLLTLCHHSLTSQVSQVIEATWTQLGVKPQVKPLSIEVEGAVILD